A region of Panicum virgatum strain AP13 chromosome 8N, P.virgatum_v5, whole genome shotgun sequence DNA encodes the following proteins:
- the LOC120685261 gene encoding zein-alpha PMS1-like encodes MAAKIFALLALLALSVSATTAVIIPQCSLAASAATIPQFLSPIAAVGYENPIVQSYRLQHALAASNLQSSAIALQQQAALLQQQSLAHLIAQSIVAQQQQRVLSPFSQLGLANPATYLQQQMSLPFNQLAAVNPAVYLQQQLLPFNQLAVANSVAFSQQQQLQTFNPLAVAHPAAFWQQQQLVNQLALTSPAAFLQQPIVGSAIF; translated from the coding sequence ATGGCAGCAAAGATATTTGCCCTCCTTGCACTCCTTGCTCTCTCCGTGAGTGCTACCACCGCTGTCATTATTCCGCAGTGCTCACTAGCCGCCTCCGCTGCCACTATTCCACAGTTCCTCTCACCTATCGCAGCCGTCGGCTATGAGAACCCAATTGTGCAGTCCTATAGGCTACAGCATGCACTTGCAGCTAGCAACCTACAATCATCGGCAATTGCCTTACAGCAACAGGCAGCCTTACTGCAGCAGCAATCTTTGGCCCATCTGATAGCACAGAGCATCGtggcacaacaacaacaacgtgtTCTATCACCGTTCAGCCAGCTAGGCCTGGCCAACCCCGCCACCTACTTGCAGCAACAGATGTCACTCCCATTCAACCAGCTTGCCGCGGTGAACCCCGCTGTCTACTTGCAGCAGCAACTGCTTCCATTCAACCAACTAGCAGTTGCGAACTCCGTCGCATTCTCGCAGCAGCAACAGCTGCAGACATTCAACCCACTTGCTGTGGCTCACCCCGCCGCCTtctggcagcaacagcagctcgTCAACCAACTTGCTTTGACGAGTCCTGCAGCCTTCTTGCAGCAACCCATCGTTGGTTCTGCCATCTTCTAA